The following proteins are encoded in a genomic region of Alnus glutinosa chromosome 8, dhAlnGlut1.1, whole genome shotgun sequence:
- the LOC133875795 gene encoding protein RICE SALT SENSITIVE 3-like isoform X2 — protein sequence MGKVASDKCHKWVFKEPTECEPNISNYWQSSFDALPSEWTDQFESGIQTIAVIQAGHGLLQLGSCKIIPEDLHFVLRMRHTFESLGYQSGFYLSQLFSSTRNTSSSSSLPSKQSPIPIRPPAPHFNWGQRQLPSATSMLSSPNFPNSARLGFPQPKDETHMFLLPHSSETRIEDMVAGEHENDIKWPNGLSFFNALTGRTDDAKLLFNPESLGNKQDQNHHPLNPNSDASNMHNGGGANPNEFLSLDSCHPDSARKIENKFKRSFTLPARMASSSSSTSVDHHHQHQPEYRNSEAAGMYSDVMETFLE from the exons ATGGGGAAGGTTGCATCTGATAAGTGTCATAAATGGGTCTTCAAAGAACCAACAGAATGTGAACCAAACATATCCAACTACTGGCAGAGTTCTTTTGATGCT CTTCCTTCTGAATGGACTGACCAGTTTGAGTCAGGAATCCAG ACAATAGCTGTAATTCAAGCTGGCCATGGCCTTCTACAGTTGGGTTCTTGCAAgatt ATTCCTGAAGACCTGCATTTTGTGCTAAGAATGAGGCATACATTTGAATCTCTAGGCTACCAGTCTGGTTTCTACCTCTCCCAGCTCTTTTCTTCAACCAGAAACacttcctcatcttcttcactCCCTTCAAAGCAATCCCCCATTCCAATCCGCCCGCCTGCTCCGCACTTTAACTGGGGTCAAAGGCAACTTCCATCTGCAACTTCTATGCTTTCTTCACCCAATTTCCCAAACTCTGCCAGACTTGGATTTCCACAACCTAAAGATGAGACCCACATGTTTCTCCTACCTCATTCATCCGAAACCCGAATTGAAGATATGGTGGCCGGAGAGCACGAAAACGACATCAAGTGGCCGAATGGGCTGTCGTTCTTCAATGCTCTCACCGGACGTACCGATGATGCCAAGCTGTTGTTTAACCCGGAGAGCTTAGGAAACAAACAAGACCAGAATCACCATCCTCTAAACCCTAATTCAGATGCCTCAAATATGCATAATGGTGGTGGAGCAAACCCCAATGAGTTCTTGAGCTTGGACAGCTGCCACCCGGACAGTGCAAGAAagattgaaaacaaatttaagagGAGCTTTACTTTGCCTGCTAgaatggcttcatcctcttCTTCAACTTCTGTTGATCATCACCACCAGCACCAGCCTGAGTATAGGAATTCAGAGGCGGCCGGAATGTACTCCGATGTCATGGAGACCTTCTTGGAGTGA
- the LOC133875795 gene encoding protein RICE SALT SENSITIVE 3-like isoform X1: MVGSGASDRSKEAVGMMALHEALRSVCLNTEWTYSVFWTIRPRPRVRGGNGCKVGDDNGSLMLMWEDGFCRGRVGDCLEEIDGEDPVRRAFSKMSIQLYNYGEGLMGKVASDKCHKWVFKEPTECEPNISNYWQSSFDALPSEWTDQFESGIQTIAVIQAGHGLLQLGSCKIIPEDLHFVLRMRHTFESLGYQSGFYLSQLFSSTRNTSSSSSLPSKQSPIPIRPPAPHFNWGQRQLPSATSMLSSPNFPNSARLGFPQPKDETHMFLLPHSSETRIEDMVAGEHENDIKWPNGLSFFNALTGRTDDAKLLFNPESLGNKQDQNHHPLNPNSDASNMHNGGGANPNEFLSLDSCHPDSARKIENKFKRSFTLPARMASSSSSTSVDHHHQHQPEYRNSEAAGMYSDVMETFLE, from the exons atgGTGGGCTCAGGAGCATCAGATAGGAGCAAAGAAGCTGTTGGGATGATGGCCCTTCATGAGGCCCTCAGAAGCGTCTGTCTCAACACAGAATGGACTTACTCTGTCTTCTGGACCATCCGTCCTCGCCC AAGAGTCAGAGGTGGTAATGGGTGCAAGGTTGGAGACGACAACGGCAGCTT AATGTTGATGTGGGAAGATGGATTCTGTCGAGGAAGAGTTGGGGATTGTCTCGAAGAGATTGATGGTGAAGATCCTGTCAGAAGAGCCTTCAGCAAGATGTCCATTCAGTTATATAATTATGGAGAAGG GTTGATGGGGAAGGTTGCATCTGATAAGTGTCATAAATGGGTCTTCAAAGAACCAACAGAATGTGAACCAAACATATCCAACTACTGGCAGAGTTCTTTTGATGCT CTTCCTTCTGAATGGACTGACCAGTTTGAGTCAGGAATCCAG ACAATAGCTGTAATTCAAGCTGGCCATGGCCTTCTACAGTTGGGTTCTTGCAAgatt ATTCCTGAAGACCTGCATTTTGTGCTAAGAATGAGGCATACATTTGAATCTCTAGGCTACCAGTCTGGTTTCTACCTCTCCCAGCTCTTTTCTTCAACCAGAAACacttcctcatcttcttcactCCCTTCAAAGCAATCCCCCATTCCAATCCGCCCGCCTGCTCCGCACTTTAACTGGGGTCAAAGGCAACTTCCATCTGCAACTTCTATGCTTTCTTCACCCAATTTCCCAAACTCTGCCAGACTTGGATTTCCACAACCTAAAGATGAGACCCACATGTTTCTCCTACCTCATTCATCCGAAACCCGAATTGAAGATATGGTGGCCGGAGAGCACGAAAACGACATCAAGTGGCCGAATGGGCTGTCGTTCTTCAATGCTCTCACCGGACGTACCGATGATGCCAAGCTGTTGTTTAACCCGGAGAGCTTAGGAAACAAACAAGACCAGAATCACCATCCTCTAAACCCTAATTCAGATGCCTCAAATATGCATAATGGTGGTGGAGCAAACCCCAATGAGTTCTTGAGCTTGGACAGCTGCCACCCGGACAGTGCAAGAAagattgaaaacaaatttaagagGAGCTTTACTTTGCCTGCTAgaatggcttcatcctcttCTTCAACTTCTGTTGATCATCACCACCAGCACCAGCCTGAGTATAGGAATTCAGAGGCGGCCGGAATGTACTCCGATGTCATGGAGACCTTCTTGGAGTGA